A window of the Nitrosopumilus ureiphilus genome harbors these coding sequences:
- a CDS encoding ribbon-helix-helix domain-containing protein has translation MGKEKVSVTIDNDLLVWLDSQIKKKKYASRSHGFEYALNELKETSS, from the coding sequence TTGGGAAAAGAGAAGGTCAGTGTTACAATTGATAATGATTTACTGGTGTGGTTAGATTCCCAAATTAAGAAGAAAAAATATGCCAGTAGATCCCATGGTTTTGAGTATGCCCTGAATGAGTTAAAGGAAACATCTTCATAG
- a CDS encoding O-methyltransferase, producing the protein MKDSILNVLNELEVQSSLEKSRKVNVLPENRMLAITKETGELLNMILRLKKAKNMLEIGTSVGYSTIWCAEAILEQSGKIITVEHNPTKIKRAKENFLKVEIQDTILIKEGNAIDIIKEFSKQEKYRNFFDFVLIDADKENIIEYFDLIFPMVSIQGVIITDNMLYPEKYRENMKEFSNYLKANPDLQTITSNIGNGEEITIKIK; encoded by the coding sequence ATGAAGGATTCTATTCTTAATGTTCTTAATGAATTAGAAGTACAATCATCGCTTGAAAAATCAAGAAAAGTCAATGTTTTGCCAGAAAATAGGATGCTTGCAATAACAAAAGAAACAGGGGAACTATTAAACATGATTTTACGCCTAAAAAAGGCAAAAAATATGCTTGAAATAGGCACATCAGTAGGCTATTCTACAATATGGTGTGCTGAAGCGATTTTAGAACAATCAGGAAAAATCATAACAGTAGAGCACAATCCAACCAAAATTAAGAGAGCAAAAGAAAATTTTCTAAAGGTAGAGATTCAAGATACAATCCTCATTAAAGAAGGAAATGCAATAGACATCATAAAGGAGTTTAGCAAACAAGAAAAATATAGAAATTTTTTTGATTTTGTTTTAATTGACGCAGATAAGGAAAATATCATTGAATATTTTGATTTAATTTTTCCAATGGTTTCTATTCAAGGAGTCATCATCACAGACAATATGTTGTATCCGGAAAAATATAGGGAGAATATGAAGGAATTTTCAAATTATTTGAAAGCAAATCCAGATCTTCAGACCATTACATCAAATATTGGAAATGGTGAAGAGATCACAATTAAAATAAAATAA
- a CDS encoding DUF6659 family protein, with translation MVSAKKPDLLDVVQKILNLDSKMRFAAIIDPKGNIREAIMKTGKTSLKTQHEEEHFCKQVAQRRSMRKEFDRSLGKVRYVHVEREKVSQMVIYTKRNIVYFTMEPEMPIDTKIRLITRIKKITADL, from the coding sequence ATGGTATCTGCAAAAAAACCTGATCTTTTAGATGTTGTTCAGAAAATTCTTAATTTAGATTCCAAAATGAGGTTTGCTGCTATAATTGATCCAAAGGGTAACATCAGAGAGGCAATTATGAAAACAGGAAAAACTAGTCTTAAAACCCAACACGAGGAAGAACATTTCTGCAAACAAGTTGCCCAAAGAAGATCAATGAGAAAAGAGTTTGATCGTTCTCTTGGTAAAGTGAGATACGTCCATGTTGAAAGAGAAAAAGTATCTCAAATGGTTATTTACACAAAAAGAAATATTGTATATTTTACAATGGAACCTGAAATGCCAATAGATACAAAAATTAGATTAATTACACGAATAAAGAAAATCACTGCAGATCTTTAG
- a CDS encoding DUF5615 family PIN-like protein, protein MKILVDENLDGMDERLKDLGYDVQSVRKLQITGKKLGSDYSIINYARENDMIIVTKDTEFRKASEENDFPLILLDDDEILKVIIEKLKNFS, encoded by the coding sequence ATGAAAATTCTAGTTGATGAAAATCTAGATGGCATGGATGAACGACTAAAAGATTTGGGGTATGATGTTCAAAGTGTGCGAAAACTGCAGATTACAGGAAAAAAACTTGGCTCTGATTATTCCATAATTAACTATGCTCGTGAAAATGACATGATCATAGTAACAAAAGATACAGAATTTCGTAAGGCAAGTGAGGAAAACGATTTTCCATTGATTCTCCTTGATGATGATGAGATTCTCAAAGTAATCATAGAAAAACTAAAAAATTTCAGTTGA